One Actinomyces respiraculi DNA window includes the following coding sequences:
- the cpaB gene encoding Flp pilus assembly protein CpaB, whose product MNPRQRRGVLLLLVTLLGAALTFVGVATYVSSVSSQVGPMTQVLRLTTDVEALHAITEADVEVVEVPERWAPVNAVSSYGQVEGLVAVGTYAAGSVLQTGMLTDPPGLTNGAREVAIMVDAETGVAGRIKPGDYVDIIATIEDEATGARTAQIIVQNALIIDVGVATTVEGENASGAFTETQAVPVTFALSTADSLKISYAESFAVKLRLALRGTGDDAPLADSQTTYGE is encoded by the coding sequence ATGAACCCCCGTCAGAGACGAGGAGTCCTGCTACTGCTCGTCACCCTCCTGGGAGCTGCACTCACCTTTGTCGGTGTTGCCACCTACGTCAGTTCTGTCTCCTCGCAGGTGGGGCCGATGACCCAGGTCCTCAGGCTGACGACCGACGTCGAGGCTCTGCACGCCATCACCGAGGCGGACGTCGAGGTCGTCGAGGTGCCTGAGCGATGGGCGCCCGTGAACGCCGTGTCCTCATACGGCCAGGTTGAGGGACTTGTTGCCGTTGGCACTTACGCCGCGGGATCAGTGCTTCAGACCGGTATGCTCACCGACCCGCCCGGCCTGACGAACGGCGCCCGCGAGGTGGCGATCATGGTCGACGCAGAGACCGGTGTCGCCGGACGCATCAAGCCCGGCGACTACGTCGACATCATCGCCACCATCGAGGATGAGGCGACCGGTGCGAGAACTGCGCAGATCATCGTCCAGAACGCTCTCATCATCGATGTCGGCGTGGCGACGACGGTCGAGGGGGAGAACGCTTCGGGCGCCTTCACGGAGACCCAGGCTGTTCCTGTGACCTTCGCTCTGAGCACCGCGGACAGCCTGAAGATCTCCTACGCGGAGAGCTTCGCTGTCAAGCTCCGTCTCGCCCTGCGTGGCACTGGCGACGACGCCCCGCTTGCTGATAGCCAGACGACCTACGGTGAGTGA
- a CDS encoding OmpA family protein, translating to MSLFPTEGEARLHQNIFTRTNFNTGSLISGMNMLDLSGSAYYPESGGSDQGILTSVSAADPMVLNPLFAAVPEGAREVALFLPHFGVIPGVPVVGSTDVFDVGAALAASSPDLEDAGPFPLRALVGSDDGSSATEDEGDSTTVVLSSDVTFASDSAELSADADGVLASVTAALGRFPSGGGLAVTGHTDDVDSDAHNQELSERRAQAVGDRLGQLADLSGWQVSLAGKGESEPRVPNDSDENRAVNRRVEVVLTPSEPAEGEDEPVIVGSGEMPKPAGPVGTGAQGVDVTYKGKTLHVSMDQVQRVDGYLVGRVLLSSKEKDGVFFGVDAFHMPPLWQSYWGSTDSSACSLSLLSGNTRYLPMQVSIDGGLWAVTNARMQPVGGPDAPVLVPVVWPDTGQDTVTLDLPGNGKDKEAIALRLTDIPVVEA from the coding sequence ATGTCCCTGTTCCCGACCGAGGGTGAGGCGAGGCTGCATCAGAACATCTTCACCCGCACCAATTTTAATACTGGTAGCTTGATCAGTGGCATGAACATGTTGGACCTTTCCGGTTCAGCCTACTACCCGGAGAGCGGGGGCAGTGACCAGGGGATATTGACCAGTGTCAGTGCCGCTGACCCGATGGTGCTCAATCCGTTGTTCGCCGCGGTGCCGGAGGGTGCGCGGGAGGTGGCGTTGTTCCTGCCGCACTTTGGTGTCATCCCCGGTGTCCCGGTGGTGGGGTCGACGGATGTGTTCGATGTGGGGGCGGCGCTGGCGGCCTCGTCGCCGGATCTGGAGGACGCGGGCCCGTTCCCGTTGCGGGCGCTTGTGGGGTCTGATGACGGGTCGTCGGCGACAGAAGATGAGGGTGACTCGACGACGGTGGTGCTGTCGAGCGATGTGACGTTCGCGTCGGACTCGGCGGAGTTGAGCGCGGATGCGGATGGGGTGCTGGCGTCGGTGACGGCGGCGTTGGGTCGTTTCCCGTCTGGTGGTGGCCTGGCGGTTACGGGTCATACGGATGATGTGGACTCTGATGCGCATAATCAGGAGCTGTCTGAGCGTCGTGCGCAGGCGGTGGGTGACCGGCTGGGGCAGCTGGCTGATCTGTCGGGGTGGCAGGTGTCGCTCGCGGGTAAGGGTGAGTCCGAGCCTCGTGTTCCCAATGACTCGGATGAGAATCGTGCGGTCAATCGTCGTGTGGAGGTGGTGCTCACGCCGTCCGAGCCAGCGGAGGGCGAGGACGAGCCGGTGATCGTTGGCAGCGGCGAGATGCCTAAGCCGGCAGGGCCGGTAGGCACCGGTGCCCAGGGCGTGGACGTCACGTACAAGGGGAAGACCTTGCACGTGTCGATGGACCAGGTGCAGCGGGTCGACGGCTATCTCGTCGGCCGGGTCCTACTGTCCTCGAAGGAGAAGGACGGTGTCTTCTTCGGCGTCGATGCCTTCCACATGCCGCCGCTGTGGCAGTCCTACTGGGGTTCCACTGACTCGAGTGCGTGTTCCCTGTCGCTGCTGAGTGGAAATACTCGTTATCTGCCAATGCAGGTGAGTATTGATGGTGGCCTGTGGGCGGTGACCAATGCGAGGATGCAACCTGTGGGCGGCCCCGACGCCCCCGTCCTCGTCCCTGTCGTGTGGCCGGACACTGGTCAGGACACGGTGACGCTCGACCTGCCCGGCAACGGCAAGGACAAGGAGGCCATCGCCCTGCGCCTGACCGACATCCCGGTGGTCGAGGCATGA
- the secE gene encoding preprotein translocase subunit SecE — protein sequence MSEGNAVAKGKQNTRTSLIGRVPRFLREVVDELRKVVWPTSKELWTYFTVVVVFIVAIMAFTGVLDLVFDRLVMWLFA from the coding sequence ATGAGCGAAGGTAATGCCGTCGCCAAGGGCAAGCAGAACACGAGGACCAGCCTGATCGGCCGCGTCCCCCGCTTCCTGCGCGAGGTCGTCGACGAGCTTCGCAAGGTCGTCTGGCCGACGTCGAAGGAGCTGTGGACCTACTTCACCGTCGTCGTCGTCTTCATCGTCGCCATCATGGCCTTCACCGGCGTGCTCGACCTGGTCTTCGATCGCCTCGTCATGTGGCTGTTCGCCTGA
- a CDS encoding TadE/TadG family type IV pilus assembly protein has translation MGLRTALTRLRRGQKGQAAVSMAAFVPILVMFLVLLVQGIAAVSAVSELRDAARDGARALEENKAPRPAVMASLPDWIDVTSVTTCGRGCVNVRASIPLGIPSIVEVIRVPISAKATFPTREA, from the coding sequence ATGGGACTCAGAACCGCACTCACGAGGCTGCGCAGAGGGCAGAAGGGGCAGGCGGCTGTCTCCATGGCTGCCTTTGTTCCTATCCTCGTCATGTTCCTCGTGCTCCTCGTCCAGGGCATCGCCGCGGTGTCAGCTGTCTCGGAGCTGCGTGATGCGGCCCGTGACGGGGCCAGGGCCCTGGAGGAGAACAAGGCGCCGCGACCCGCTGTCATGGCCTCCCTGCCGGACTGGATCGATGTCACCAGCGTCACGACCTGCGGGCGCGGCTGTGTCAACGTCCGCGCGTCGATCCCCCTCGGTATCCCGTCGATCGTCGAGGTGATCCGGGTCCCGATCAGTGCCAAGGCCACCTTCCCCACGAGGGAGGCTTGA
- the nusG gene encoding transcription termination/antitermination protein NusG: MSEETLPEETVEAAEAPQVEPTPDPVEEFRTHMSSLPGEWYVLHTYSGYERRVAADIMARAENFEVQDYVFDALVPMETVVEVKNAGRKKEVSRVRIPGYVFVRMDLDDPETSDRVWRTIKDTPAVTGFVGDRYNPVPLTFDEAVSQLGPTPEEIAAKQAASANENPHEGALTQVVEGGTVYEVAFSVGESVIVTDGPFESLPATISEIHPETQKVQVLISIFGRDTPAELSFAQIAKI, encoded by the coding sequence GTGTCCGAGGAGACCCTCCCCGAGGAGACCGTCGAGGCCGCCGAGGCGCCCCAGGTTGAGCCGACCCCCGACCCTGTCGAGGAGTTCCGCACGCACATGTCCTCGCTGCCGGGCGAGTGGTACGTCCTGCACACCTACTCCGGCTACGAGCGCCGCGTCGCCGCCGACATCATGGCCCGCGCGGAGAACTTCGAGGTCCAGGACTACGTCTTCGACGCCCTCGTGCCCATGGAGACGGTCGTCGAGGTCAAGAACGCCGGCAGGAAGAAGGAGGTCTCCCGAGTGCGCATCCCCGGCTACGTGTTCGTGCGCATGGACCTGGACGACCCGGAGACCTCTGACCGCGTCTGGCGCACCATCAAGGACACCCCGGCCGTCACCGGCTTCGTCGGCGACCGCTACAATCCGGTCCCGCTGACCTTCGACGAGGCCGTCTCCCAGCTCGGCCCCACGCCGGAGGAGATCGCCGCCAAGCAGGCCGCCAGCGCCAACGAGAACCCGCACGAGGGCGCTCTGACCCAGGTCGTCGAGGGCGGCACCGTCTACGAGGTCGCCTTCAGTGTCGGCGAGTCCGTCATCGTCACCGATGGACCCTTCGAGTCGCTGCCTGCGACCATCTCGGAGATCCACCCCGAGACCCAGAAGGTTCAGGTCCTCATCTCGATCTTCGGCCGCGACACCCCGGCCGAGCTCTCCTTCGCCCAGATCGCCAAGATCTGA
- a CDS encoding serine/threonine-protein kinase, protein MNEPSGSEARRLGSSYVLDARIGSGAQGEVWRAHNVNAPDETLAVKLLTTDPDDDYILERFLKERATLMRVSSPYVVGVRDMVVEGRTFAIVMTYVDGGDLRGLVSSSGPFAPAETARVGALLARGLAAVHAAGIVHRDVKPANVLIDWDACAPGRGADAVTAVPAGDTVAVGVDTHFTPRLADFGVARLTETISSTHTTASVGTPLYMAPEVLDSRPPTSAADVYSLGIVLYEVACGVTPFTGSAGQVLSQHARRDPGRPDGMPDPLWSVLTSMLIKDPAARPTALEVAQSLETLTTVLAGLPVPAALSTPPASHPSLRPYEWDAVLADGEQATLPSGVGSAGSAGVAVTGGAGAGLSATVDEQVTATQYAGALPVPGGAPQPWGPAPVPSSPSPYGAPSAQSLTPSAPSAVRAPGTRRRRGGLVVAVLVLVIALAGAGTWWWTHRQPEAVDLTALPAPGRATQIQTVADVGRLLVAPGGGALVTSHDGNMWRLHDLSSSNEAPAWEGKCSSATFWNANDLLCHRSGSDGGDILVSLDGTEKAVPGPQKRQLLGASEQTAVVIDGYYSGALVGLGTTGAETWRAYGNYTGGYVDNGFVVTWESDEDKLVVLSADTGTVLLTRALDSEPEWDEPLPGGVGIDVGPQTFYVHDETSGTWSVYGADGALAGEVRTSLRRTGWVASGDLSAQELIELLGTASTDKEAVTVRGARRSVTLTVSTRSCSISADGVALALPERESGETCVLRPLGLVGDDTALLVQVGDADAGGSRTRQLLAADLSDGSTAWSIDAVLAAVLPPSARAGGGLSDLPVLVMQRLEGLRRDLVLAVVAED, encoded by the coding sequence ATGAACGAGCCATCAGGCTCCGAAGCTCGGCGGCTGGGCAGTTCCTACGTCCTGGACGCCCGTATCGGCTCCGGCGCCCAGGGTGAGGTATGGCGGGCGCACAACGTCAACGCCCCGGACGAGACCCTGGCCGTCAAGCTCCTGACCACGGACCCGGACGACGACTACATCCTGGAGCGCTTCCTCAAGGAACGCGCCACCCTCATGCGGGTGAGCTCGCCCTACGTCGTCGGCGTGCGTGACATGGTCGTCGAGGGCCGGACCTTCGCCATCGTCATGACCTACGTGGACGGCGGTGACCTGCGCGGGCTCGTCTCCTCCAGCGGACCCTTCGCGCCCGCGGAGACGGCGCGCGTGGGGGCGCTCCTCGCCCGCGGCCTGGCGGCGGTGCACGCCGCAGGCATCGTCCACCGGGACGTCAAGCCCGCCAACGTGCTCATCGACTGGGACGCCTGCGCCCCGGGGCGGGGGGCCGATGCGGTGACCGCGGTGCCCGCCGGTGACACCGTGGCGGTCGGGGTTGATACCCACTTCACGCCGCGGCTGGCGGACTTCGGCGTCGCGCGGCTGACGGAGACGATCAGCTCCACCCACACGACCGCCTCGGTGGGCACACCCCTGTACATGGCCCCGGAGGTGCTCGACTCCCGCCCGCCGACCTCGGCTGCGGACGTCTACTCCCTCGGCATCGTCCTGTACGAGGTGGCCTGCGGGGTGACGCCCTTCACCGGATCAGCGGGTCAGGTCCTGTCCCAGCACGCCCGACGCGACCCCGGGCGTCCCGACGGCATGCCGGACCCCTTGTGGTCGGTGCTCACCTCGATGCTCATCAAGGACCCTGCGGCCCGGCCGACCGCCCTCGAGGTGGCCCAGAGCCTGGAGACGCTGACGACGGTGCTGGCCGGGCTGCCCGTCCCTGCCGCCCTCAGCACGCCACCCGCCTCCCACCCGTCCCTGCGGCCCTACGAGTGGGACGCGGTGCTGGCCGACGGCGAGCAGGCGACTCTCCCCAGCGGTGTCGGCAGTGCAGGCAGTGCCGGCGTGGCTGTGACCGGTGGGGCTGGGGCCGGGCTCTCCGCCACCGTCGACGAGCAGGTGACCGCGACTCAGTACGCCGGGGCGCTCCCGGTGCCCGGAGGCGCACCTCAGCCCTGGGGGCCCGCACCCGTCCCCTCCTCGCCGTCCCCGTATGGGGCGCCGTCGGCCCAGTCCCTGACGCCTTCCGCACCGTCCGCGGTGCGGGCCCCTGGCACCCGGCGCCGTCGTGGCGGGCTGGTGGTCGCCGTGCTCGTGCTCGTCATCGCCCTGGCCGGGGCGGGGACCTGGTGGTGGACCCACCGCCAGCCCGAGGCTGTCGACCTCACGGCCCTGCCCGCTCCCGGACGCGCCACACAGATCCAGACGGTTGCCGACGTCGGCAGGCTGCTGGTCGCCCCGGGCGGCGGTGCCCTGGTCACATCCCACGACGGCAACATGTGGCGCCTGCACGATCTGTCCAGCAGCAACGAGGCCCCCGCGTGGGAGGGTAAGTGCTCCTCCGCCACCTTCTGGAACGCCAACGACCTGCTGTGTCACCGCAGTGGCAGCGACGGCGGGGACATCCTGGTCTCCCTCGACGGGACGGAGAAGGCCGTGCCCGGCCCCCAGAAGCGTCAGCTGCTGGGAGCGAGCGAGCAGACAGCGGTCGTCATCGACGGCTACTACAGCGGCGCCCTCGTCGGCCTGGGTACCACCGGTGCCGAGACCTGGCGCGCCTACGGGAACTACACGGGCGGGTACGTCGACAACGGCTTCGTCGTCACCTGGGAGAGCGACGAGGACAAGCTCGTCGTCCTCAGTGCCGACACCGGCACCGTCCTGCTCACGCGAGCCCTGGACTCCGAGCCCGAGTGGGACGAGCCCCTTCCCGGAGGGGTGGGTATCGACGTCGGCCCCCAGACCTTCTACGTGCACGACGAGACCTCGGGCACCTGGTCCGTCTACGGCGCCGACGGCGCGCTCGCGGGGGAGGTGCGCACGAGCCTGCGGCGCACCGGCTGGGTTGCCTCCGGGGACCTCAGCGCCCAGGAGCTCATCGAACTGCTGGGCACCGCCTCCACAGACAAGGAGGCGGTGACGGTGCGCGGTGCCCGGCGCTCCGTCACCCTCACCGTGAGCACGAGATCCTGCTCCATCAGTGCCGACGGCGTCGCCCTCGCGCTGCCCGAGCGCGAGAGCGGCGAGACCTGTGTGCTCAGGCCCTTGGGCCTTGTGGGTGACGACACTGCCCTGCTCGTCCAGGTGGGTGACGCCGACGCCGGAGGCAGCCGGACCCGGCAGCTGTTGGCGGCCGACCTCAGTGACGGCAGCACTGCCTGGAGCATCGACGCTGTTCTCGCAGCGGTCCTGCCTCCCTCTGCGCGCGCCGGCGGAGGCCTCAGCGACCTTCCCGTGCTCGTGATGCAGAGACTGGAGGGCTTGCGTAGGGACCTCGTGCTCGCCGTCGTCGCAGAGGACTGA
- a CDS encoding AAA family ATPase has product MTQVLLISSEASTASAVAAVLSELDGFTAPVTVASLGQARLEIERQDLDLVLVDESEDHGKGLGLLRELVAMNPLLPVCFLAPRVDTELVLRAMDAGARAVLPLPPSIESYAERLRSLSAWTRQVRDQRSADSNVRVQRTGRIVAVIGAKGGVGTSMIALMAARAASGRGPTALLDFDLSSGDQASYCGLRVRHSVVDLVSVAAELGGREITEVAYPLRGGVELLPAPPAVETAEAMTETAARQILQALRYQYPQVVIDCGSAVTVTSAAALDLADEIVIVATPEVPALSSVRRLTATMDRLTIGRGTPVRMVLNRSSRHREIQAATAAKLAGLEMLAEIPDCGQRLEPTINAGTVLDLDVAPFTQAGRRIADLLLVPEETLGTPAPAPAPPPAPAPPGRRRADKPKGRRSKRTGRTGLRGRHSGEEGQASVEFAGVLVVALFLFALVLHLLFAASIAFMAQSSAQEAARQYARGASYSTAVAAASAAMPGGLQGGMHVRRSGSDTVTVTVDLPLKVPGLNSVSADATIDWEE; this is encoded by the coding sequence GTGACCCAGGTTCTGCTTATTTCCTCGGAAGCCTCCACGGCCTCCGCCGTCGCCGCCGTCCTCAGCGAGCTCGACGGTTTCACTGCGCCCGTCACCGTCGCTTCTCTGGGGCAGGCGCGCCTGGAGATCGAGCGTCAGGACCTTGACCTGGTCCTCGTTGACGAGAGCGAGGACCACGGCAAGGGGCTTGGGCTTCTGCGCGAACTGGTCGCGATGAACCCGCTGCTTCCCGTGTGCTTCCTGGCACCCCGTGTTGACACCGAGCTTGTGCTTCGAGCCATGGACGCCGGTGCCCGCGCGGTCCTGCCGCTGCCGCCCTCCATCGAGTCCTACGCCGAACGTCTGCGCTCCCTGTCGGCGTGGACCCGGCAGGTGCGAGACCAGCGCAGTGCGGACTCCAACGTCCGGGTCCAGCGCACTGGACGTATCGTTGCCGTCATCGGGGCCAAGGGTGGAGTCGGAACCTCAATGATCGCCCTCATGGCCGCCAGGGCGGCAAGCGGGCGCGGTCCGACGGCGTTGCTCGACTTCGACCTCAGTTCCGGTGATCAGGCCTCCTATTGCGGCCTGCGTGTGCGCCACTCCGTCGTCGACCTCGTCTCCGTCGCCGCTGAGCTCGGCGGCCGTGAGATCACTGAGGTTGCCTATCCCCTGCGCGGCGGTGTCGAGCTTCTGCCCGCGCCGCCGGCCGTGGAGACCGCCGAGGCGATGACCGAGACCGCGGCACGTCAGATCCTCCAGGCCCTCCGCTATCAGTACCCGCAGGTGGTCATCGACTGTGGCAGTGCCGTCACCGTGACCTCCGCCGCCGCCCTCGACCTCGCGGACGAGATCGTCATCGTCGCGACGCCGGAGGTTCCCGCGCTGAGTTCGGTGCGCCGCCTGACAGCGACGATGGACCGTCTGACCATCGGACGTGGGACCCCGGTGCGCATGGTGCTCAACCGCTCCTCACGGCACAGGGAGATCCAGGCCGCCACTGCGGCGAAGCTTGCCGGCCTGGAGATGCTCGCTGAGATCCCTGATTGTGGGCAGCGCCTGGAGCCGACGATCAACGCCGGAACGGTACTTGACCTGGACGTGGCACCCTTCACCCAGGCGGGTCGCCGGATTGCCGACCTGCTGCTCGTTCCTGAGGAGACTCTCGGAACACCTGCGCCGGCACCTGCACCCCCGCCGGCCCCCGCACCTCCCGGTCGGCGTCGTGCTGACAAGCCCAAGGGGCGTCGCAGCAAGAGGACGGGGAGGACGGGGCTGCGTGGCCGCCACAGCGGAGAGGAAGGACAGGCCAGTGTTGAGTTTGCCGGGGTCCTTGTCGTCGCTCTCTTTCTTTTCGCCCTAGTTCTCCACCTTCTGTTCGCAGCCAGCATCGCCTTCATGGCACAGAGCAGCGCGCAGGAGGCGGCGCGCCAGTACGCCCGCGGTGCGTCCTACTCCACTGCCGTAGCCGCAGCCTCCGCGGCTATGCCGGGGGGGCTGCAGGGCGGCATGCACGTGCGACGCTCCGGCTCGGACACGGTGACGGTTACGGTCGACCTGCCACTGAAGGTGCCCGGGCTCAACAGTGTCTCCGCCGACGCCACGATCGACTGGGAGGAATGA
- the rplA gene encoding 50S ribosomal protein L1 translates to MTKRSKAYRAAAEKIQSGILYTPAEAVKLAKATSITKFDATVDVVLRLGVDPRKADQMVRGTVSLPHGTGKTARVIVFAQGERAEQALAAGADEVGGDELIEKVAGGWTDFDAAVATPDLMGKVGRLGRVLGPRGLMPNPKTGTVTMDVAKAVTDIKGGRIEFRVDRAANLNFVIGKSSFTEEQLVENFQAALDEVLRLKPSTSKGRYVLKATMTTTMGPGIPLDIAKA, encoded by the coding sequence ATGACCAAGCGCAGCAAGGCCTACCGCGCCGCCGCTGAGAAGATCCAGTCCGGGATCCTCTACACCCCGGCCGAGGCCGTGAAACTCGCCAAGGCGACGTCCATCACGAAGTTCGACGCCACCGTGGATGTCGTCCTTCGACTGGGCGTTGACCCCCGCAAGGCCGACCAGATGGTGCGTGGCACCGTGTCCCTGCCGCACGGTACTGGTAAGACCGCCCGCGTCATCGTCTTCGCCCAGGGTGAGAGGGCCGAGCAGGCCCTCGCCGCGGGCGCCGACGAGGTCGGCGGCGACGAGCTCATCGAGAAGGTCGCCGGCGGATGGACGGACTTCGACGCCGCCGTCGCCACCCCGGACCTCATGGGCAAGGTCGGCCGCCTGGGCCGCGTGCTCGGCCCCCGTGGCCTCATGCCCAACCCGAAGACCGGCACCGTGACGATGGACGTGGCCAAGGCGGTCACCGACATCAAGGGCGGCCGCATCGAGTTCCGTGTGGACCGTGCCGCCAACCTCAACTTTGTCATCGGCAAGTCCTCCTTCACCGAGGAGCAGCTGGTGGAGAACTTCCAGGCCGCCCTGGACGAGGTCCTGCGCCTCAAGCCCTCCACCTCCAAGGGCCGTTACGTCCTCAAGGCGACGATGACCACGACCATGGGTCCGGGCATCCCGCTCGACATTGCCAAGGCCTGA
- the rplK gene encoding 50S ribosomal protein L11, producing the protein MAPKKKVSGLIKLQIQAGQANPAPPIGPALGQHGVNIMEFCKAYNAATESQRGNVIPVEITVYEDRSFTFVTKTPPAAELIKKAAGVAKGSATPHSAKVGTLTMDQVKEIASTKMADLNANDIDAAAAIIAGTARSMGITVA; encoded by the coding sequence ATGGCTCCCAAGAAGAAGGTCTCTGGGCTCATCAAGCTCCAGATCCAGGCCGGCCAGGCCAACCCCGCCCCGCCGATCGGCCCCGCGCTCGGTCAGCACGGCGTCAACATCATGGAGTTCTGCAAGGCGTACAACGCTGCGACCGAGTCGCAGCGCGGCAATGTCATCCCGGTGGAGATCACGGTCTACGAGGACCGCTCCTTCACCTTCGTGACGAAGACCCCGCCGGCCGCCGAGCTCATCAAGAAGGCTGCCGGCGTCGCCAAGGGCTCCGCCACGCCCCACTCCGCCAAGGTCGGCACGCTGACGATGGACCAGGTCAAGGAGATCGCCTCCACCAAGATGGCCGACCTCAACGCCAACGACATCGACGCCGCCGCCGCCATCATCGCCGGCACCGCCCGCTCGATGGGCATCACGGTCGCCTGA
- a CDS encoding OmpA family protein, giving the protein MSVVLSRRGALVVPVLVVAGAAACSKGSEPDGVATSASASSGAVSASASAAASASAGASSVVLETSVDAVATRVEVGPLVRVGARSVLRLRLTTEGERIAVAASLGGWTGGPSTMQGVLVMSLTEPEARVWGETDLSSIIAKPWTEEEGIVLMPTFGEVPAGLESVTVLLPNLGVVTGVPVVDAAQAEFDAAGAIEEAEIDDSIAGPFVLSSFTAAADGSSETSTGDGTVTVTVAGDVAFAVDSAELSAQADAVLAGVTEQLGFYPSGGAMTITGHTDDVADDAYNQGLSERRAQAVADRLGSLTDLGKWNVSVVGRGESEPRVEGTSDEARAANRRVEVLAEPSDASEAESARRVMRSQGPVPEAKGAVGIGARGVDVADPGTEGTMLHIALPRVRRVGSWLVGNVELTPSGASLITSIDRFRLPVPLSEQWRGIVAGAGTASFTLLQGGTRVMAAQYESPKGYIPATTISLAASEENGTILLGVVWPDTGQDTVTLDLPGYGQKDRGVVARLTDIPVED; this is encoded by the coding sequence ATGTCCGTGGTGCTGAGTCGTCGTGGTGCTCTTGTTGTGCCGGTGCTGGTGGTGGCGGGTGCTGCTGCGTGCTCGAAGGGCTCGGAGCCTGACGGTGTGGCGACGTCGGCGTCGGCCTCGTCGGGGGCGGTGTCCGCTTCTGCGTCTGCTGCTGCGTCTGCGTCGGCGGGTGCGTCGTCGGTGGTGCTGGAGACGAGTGTGGACGCGGTGGCCACGCGTGTGGAGGTGGGTCCGTTGGTGCGGGTGGGGGCGCGCTCGGTGCTGCGCCTGCGGCTGACGACGGAGGGCGAGCGCATCGCCGTCGCGGCTTCCCTTGGGGGGTGGACCGGAGGGCCGTCCACGATGCAGGGGGTGCTGGTGATGTCGTTGACGGAGCCTGAGGCGAGGGTGTGGGGCGAGACGGACCTGTCCAGCATCATTGCCAAGCCGTGGACCGAGGAGGAGGGCATTGTGCTCATGCCGACCTTCGGTGAGGTCCCGGCGGGTCTGGAGTCGGTGACGGTGCTGCTGCCGAACCTGGGAGTGGTGACGGGTGTGCCGGTGGTGGATGCAGCCCAGGCGGAGTTCGATGCGGCGGGTGCGATCGAGGAGGCCGAGATCGATGACTCAATTGCTGGGCCGTTTGTGCTGTCGTCGTTCACGGCGGCGGCGGATGGGTCGTCGGAGACGAGCACAGGTGACGGCACGGTGACGGTGACTGTCGCGGGTGACGTGGCGTTCGCTGTGGACTCGGCTGAGCTGAGTGCGCAGGCGGATGCGGTGCTGGCGGGTGTGACCGAGCAGCTGGGGTTCTACCCCTCCGGGGGCGCCATGACTATCACGGGTCATACGGATGATGTGGCGGATGATGCCTATAACCAGGGTTTGTCGGAGCGTCGTGCGCAGGCTGTGGCTGACCGGCTGGGGTCGTTGACGGACCTGGGTAAGTGGAACGTGTCTGTGGTGGGCAGGGGTGAGAGTGAGCCTCGTGTGGAGGGCACGAGTGATGAGGCCAGGGCGGCCAATCGTCGGGTGGAGGTGCTGGCTGAGCCGTCGGATGCGTCGGAGGCTGAGAGCGCCCGGCGGGTCATGCGTTCGCAGGGGCCGGTGCCTGAGGCCAAGGGTGCGGTGGGCATCGGGGCTCGGGGTGTGGACGTGGCTGATCCTGGTACTGAGGGGACGATGCTTCACATCGCTCTGCCGCGGGTCAGGCGGGTGGGCTCGTGGCTGGTGGGTAATGTCGAGCTGACCCCGTCCGGCGCCAGCCTCATTACCTCGATCGACAGGTTCAGACTGCCGGTGCCGCTGTCGGAACAGTGGCGTGGAATCGTGGCAGGGGCTGGTACGGCGTCGTTCACCCTGCTGCAGGGTGGGACACGGGTCATGGCCGCCCAGTACGAGTCGCCGAAGGGATACATCCCGGCGACGACGATCTCCCTGGCCGCGAGCGAGGAGAACGGCACCATCCTGCTGGGGGTGGTGTGGCCGGATACGGGCCAGGACACCGTCACCCTGGACCTTCCCGGCTACGGCCAAAAGGATAGAGGCGTGGTGGCCCGCCTCACCGACATCCCCGTAGAGGACTGA